The Anoxybacillus flavithermus genome has a segment encoding these proteins:
- a CDS encoding VanZ family protein, giving the protein MIKTNRVIWWGLVVAWCALIYYFTESPLFTGEQTAQWIRYWLEYVGIHTNRPVSDGLFSWNFIVRKCAHMTVFGTFSFFAWKATASYRVAWLLTLFCAMFDEWHQSFQPKRTALFSDVIIDMIGATIVLWVVWKANKRA; this is encoded by the coding sequence ATGATTAAAACAAATCGTGTGATATGGTGGGGGCTTGTGGTGGCATGGTGTGCGTTGATTTACTATTTTACCGAGTCTCCGCTGTTTACCGGGGAACAAACGGCACAATGGATTCGCTATTGGCTTGAATATGTTGGCATTCATACGAACCGTCCTGTGAGCGACGGATTATTTTCATGGAATTTTATTGTTCGAAAATGTGCGCATATGACGGTATTTGGAACGTTTTCATTTTTTGCATGGAAAGCAACGGCTTCATACCGTGTCGCTTGGTTATTGACGCTTTTTTGCGCCATGTTCGATGAATGGCATCAATCGTTTCAACCGAAGCGAACCGCCCTATTTTCTGATGTCATCATCGATATGATCGGGGCGACGATTGTGTTATGGGTTGTTTGGAAGGCAAATAAGCGAGCATAG
- a CDS encoding oxidoreductase: MIRFATIGTNWITEAFIRAAKQVPSFHLQAVYSRQQETANAFAEKTGATETFTNLHELAASKNVDAVYIASPNAFHAEQAITLMNHGKHVICEKPLASNAKEVEAMIGAAQKNGVVLMEAMKATCLPNFQAIQHHLPKIGRVRRYVASYCQYSSRYDAFKQGTVANAFHPAFSSGALMDLGVYCLYPLVVLFGEPKAIQAHSVRLSSGVDGEGSITLDYGEMDAIVMYSKIANSYAPAEIQGEEGTIVIDAIHTPARVHIHYRDGRIEDVTVPQPYEPMYYEALEFMTLIERGEKESAINSHAHSLATMKVMDEARKQTGIVFPADEHFA; the protein is encoded by the coding sequence ATGATTCGCTTTGCAACAATCGGAACAAATTGGATTACAGAAGCGTTTATTCGCGCGGCCAAACAAGTGCCATCGTTTCATTTACAAGCTGTTTATTCTCGTCAACAAGAAACCGCAAACGCCTTTGCTGAAAAAACAGGGGCAACCGAAACGTTTACAAACTTACATGAACTTGCAGCAAGCAAAAACGTCGATGCGGTATATATCGCAAGTCCAAATGCGTTTCATGCCGAACAAGCCATCACGCTCATGAATCACGGCAAACATGTCATTTGTGAAAAACCGCTCGCTTCTAACGCCAAAGAAGTGGAAGCGATGATTGGAGCGGCACAAAAAAATGGTGTCGTGTTAATGGAGGCGATGAAGGCGACGTGTTTACCAAACTTTCAAGCGATTCAACACCATTTGCCGAAAATCGGGCGCGTCCGTCGCTACGTCGCAAGCTATTGCCAATATTCTTCGCGCTACGATGCGTTTAAGCAAGGAACGGTCGCAAACGCCTTTCACCCTGCTTTTTCAAGCGGAGCGTTAATGGATCTTGGCGTATATTGTTTATATCCGCTCGTTGTTTTGTTTGGCGAACCGAAAGCCATTCAAGCCCATAGCGTTCGCTTATCGTCGGGCGTAGACGGCGAAGGAAGCATCACGCTCGATTACGGCGAGATGGATGCGATCGTTATGTATTCCAAAATCGCAAACTCGTACGCTCCTGCCGAAATTCAAGGAGAAGAAGGTACGATCGTTATCGATGCGATCCATACGCCAGCACGCGTTCATATTCATTACCGTGACGGTCGCATTGAAGACGTCACCGTTCCGCAACCGTACGAGCCGATGTACTATGAGGCGCTTGAATTTATGACACTCATCGAACGGGGAGAAAAGGAATCTGCAATTAATTCACACGCCCATTCGCTTGCGACAATGAAAGTGATGGACGAAGCAAGAAAACAAACAGGCATTGTATTTCCTGCTGATGAACATTTCGCCTAA
- a CDS encoding cell filamentation protein Fic, translating into MMRIYNYELLKHLPYSMETLQLLSKIDEYKGKQDLYKKQSPQILETLKNVAIIQSTKSSNAIEGIIITNKRLKSIMAEQTLPMDRSEGEIAGYRNVLKLIHASSDAIPISPSIIKQLHRDLYEYVPSQGGEWKSQDNYISETLPNGEKFIRFIPVPAFQTDEHMRLLCMTFQDTVQKGDVHPLIAIAIFILDFLCIHPFHDGNGRMSRLLTLLLLYKFGYEVGRYISIETLIEESKETYYDVLKRSSIHWHEGKNDIFPWLHYFLSIIVAAYKKLEERVGYVETSRGNKRKRIKDFIEGKIGYFTKEEIRHACPDISEATINRVLNELKETKKITPIGKGRGAKWKKTSE; encoded by the coding sequence ATGATGCGCATCTATAATTACGAGTTGCTGAAACATCTCCCTTATTCGATGGAAACTCTTCAATTACTTTCAAAAATTGATGAATACAAAGGGAAGCAAGATTTGTACAAGAAACAATCCCCCCAAATACTCGAAACACTTAAAAATGTAGCCATCATTCAATCAACAAAATCATCAAACGCGATTGAAGGAATTATCATTACAAATAAACGGCTGAAAAGCATTATGGCAGAACAGACGTTACCGATGGACCGATCGGAAGGGGAGATTGCTGGGTATCGGAACGTGTTAAAACTGATCCACGCCTCATCCGATGCCATTCCGATATCCCCTTCTATCATCAAACAACTACACCGTGATTTATACGAGTATGTCCCTTCACAAGGAGGAGAATGGAAAAGTCAAGATAACTATATTAGCGAAACGTTGCCGAATGGGGAAAAGTTTATTCGTTTCATTCCCGTACCTGCTTTTCAAACAGATGAGCACATGCGCCTTCTCTGTATGACTTTTCAAGATACCGTTCAAAAAGGTGACGTACATCCATTGATCGCAATTGCCATCTTCATTTTAGATTTCCTTTGCATCCATCCATTCCACGACGGCAATGGACGGATGTCACGTTTATTAACACTTCTTTTGTTATACAAATTTGGGTACGAAGTCGGTCGTTACATTAGTATTGAAACACTCATTGAAGAAAGCAAAGAAACATATTACGACGTGCTAAAGCGCTCATCAATTCATTGGCATGAAGGGAAAAACGATATTTTTCCTTGGCTACATTACTTTTTATCGATTATCGTTGCTGCATATAAAAAACTTGAAGAGCGTGTGGGCTATGTAGAAACAAGTCGCGGAAATAAACGAAAGCGCATTAAAGATTTCATTGAAGGGAAAATTGGATACTTTACAAAAGAAGAGATTCGCCATGCCTGTCCTGACATTAGTGAAGCAACAATCAATCGCGTCTTAAACGAATTAAAAGAAACAAAAAAAATCACCCCAATTGGTAAAGGAAGAGGCGCAAAGTGGAAAAAAACTAGTGAATAA